The Epinephelus lanceolatus isolate andai-2023 chromosome 19, ASM4190304v1, whole genome shotgun sequence DNA segment AATACAATTGAAATGAGTAATGAGGCAACTCAAAGATTATTAATTATCTcaattattacatttaaaataaggAATAATTACTTTCCACTTTTAGGAATGACATGGTGCACTGTAGATTTTTCCATTGAATTAAAGTTTTTACATATATTATATAAAACTTAGACGCGTAATTTCcttatgttttaaaaagtgtatTTTATTCAAAAGACGACGCATAAGCTCCTTTCCAACGAGTCCTGCAAATACTATATAttgaaaaattaaatatatatctaAAATTTCAGAGTATAAATTTTATGCTGaaggtttattattttatatattatagtAATACCAGAAGAAATATAAACAGACTGCAGATTTTTACTCAATTCAAAATGGtgtaaaaagtcattaaatctttaaaaagaaattataaaaatgtcaaagtggAATAAAAGTAAATTTAAAGCAAAATTAATTTACTTTAACATAAGGTCAACACTGCATTGTGTAGAGTAAAACACTGTCTAATGAAAACTAGGTATCTCCAAATTATAAAGTTTCCATTGAATTAGAAAAACAGCTTCATGACTATGGgagtcttttatttttacttattttacatATGTAAATAATCAGGTTTTAGAGGGGGGTTTCTTTCAGCCAAAGAAGTACAGGAATGTTCTGAACCCATAAAGAAGCATTGAATCGTTTAGTTTTAATGGAAAGGTTTCTCATTTCACATAATTTCAAATGGTCGTTGACAATTAAACTTCAGCGTTCTTTATAACAGTATAACAGTTAACCTGCTGTTTAACAGCAACACTTGAtaataattatttcatttttaaaaaagtgtatGATTTTTGCCTAGATACATAAATCTATTCTGAAACTTCTCATCTGTACATAATagttttatttatctgtgtcCCGACTTTATTGAGCTGTATTGACTTTTAGTTCTGTATCTATATTTGTATCTTGAGAGCTGCTGACACCCAAAGTCAAATGAAgctgaaaatacatttacaataaATGACGCATGTTAAAATTTAAAACAGAGTTCCTCATCTTGCTCACCATGTGTCCAAAATTAGGATTATCAAGAGTTGTGCTCATTATTAAAAGCCAGTGCATGTGAAGTGGAAAATAATATTTCCAAATATCCCAAAGCAGCTAAAATCTATTTGTTACAGATGTTACTGTTCACCATTTCAAATTAGGTTAATTAGGAGCTTCACCTCAAGCAACATATGGATTAAAAAATGtgtaactttattattattaaatgacATTTGTCGCTAACTAGTGAACACAACATTGGTGCTTTAGATTTCTCTTTTTGGATCTTAAAAGGAGTTACGTGTTCCCTCTACTTCAAAACAccctcattttttaaaaagatgtcaCAAAGCTGATGTTTTTCTCAACATATGAAAAGCTTTGGCGATAATCAACATTATGCTCTTCGCTTCAATAAGCTCAGATAAACAGTTTGATCCCTGTCGATGAGGTTATTCTACATATCCTTCACTTTATTACAAGCTGTGCATTCCTCTCATGTTCACCTTCTCATGTTTTATATTAATCTGCatcttgtttttattatgttactgagtatatttaatttctttgatttttttttaggtttataTCTGACAAAAAATCAGATGAAAGCATGATTAATAAAAAAAGAGCTACTAAATTGAACTGAACTTGTGTTTTCTTTCAACTGATCGACACTAATTTAATACAAAAATCCCAATAAAGCAACAAAATCTTTAAACATAATTAGTTTAAACTCTAACAGTAACGCTTAAAGTTATTTTCTACACGTGCCCAAGTGAAATTCAAACATGCTTCCTCTTCATGAAGGTGCACAAAATTCAAAACTGCCTTAAAAACACCttaattaaatacattaaatgcAGGCTGTACACtcagcacagacacactgaacctcacagcagctttaaactctgttcttgttataatatataataaaaacagaatagtATCCCCTCTCATTGGGATCCTGTTtatgctcctgctgctgctgctgctgctgtccccCTGCAGACAATAGAGGCTGGTTGTCGGGACAGAAACCAGCTTCCTCACTAGAGGGGGCACCAGACCCACTGATGCTCCACACCTTCATGTTTATGTCACAGCCGTCTGATCACTTGGAGGCTCCTCACAATCAAACACAAATCCTCTGTCCGAGCCTCTGTGCCTGCTCTCACACACCTCTGTGTCTGCTGATACCATAATAAGCCTttaatgacagcagcagcagcggaaTAGAATAAAAGCATGAGTGACACTGACAATTAACATGTTCACCCCTTCATTTAATTAACTCTAATGTGTTTAATTGGTTAATTATTTCCTCAAATTGTGTGCAAACTTTCCAGTtgattattttaaaatcaaagcACTGCATTTGTCTTTTCACTTCTGCTGTTATTTCCCCCCAAATATTGTTTTTACGCTTTTAATTTGTCTGATATTTGGAGCGTAATTGTTACCGATAATTATTTAAAGTGAAGTGTTTCCCAGCTGACACGCAGGGACAGGGAAATCTGGGTTAGTGCACAAAGCTGTTGGAGGGAAATCCCGTGACCTTGTCATTTCCCATCGATCTCTTTTTGTTATTGATCAATAATGGTAATCATAACAGCAGCGATTCCAAATAAATTTCATTCATCTAAATTGCTGTGCAGGACAGGGGCCACGAGGAAGCACCAAAACAAAGCCAGCAAAAgatttaaaaagtcaaaatggttttagattttaaaaatattccTCCTCTGGTCCAGACGCACAACACAAGCCCCAAACAGCAGCATGGCACCGCGGTTTGTTTCCAGCTCTTACCTGCCAGTCTGAGGGCCGACATCCTCTGAAACTCGGGCTCCTGCAGCCACTTCCACATCCTCCTGAAGGTCTCCCGGCCTGACTTTAGTTTACTCCAGGGTTTGGGGTTCCTCAGGAGGTCCGACAGGGTCCCCTGGGAGCGGCACAGCACCCTCTGGGCGAAGATGGCCTGGGGGATGCTGTACCTCTTCAGCTCCGCCGTGATCCTCTGCGCAACCTCCTTGGTGTTGATTTCCTCCAGCTGCCCCGAGCTGTTCACCCCCTGCGTCCCCGAGGAGGAGGGCGGTCTTTCCCTGGTGGAAGCCAACACGGGCCCGTGGGATGGAGACtggaggtgggggtgggggtggtggcCCGCCGAGGATACGGCCGGGTGCCCCGGGTGATGCATCCCGTTCAGGTGCGGCATCATCCCGGCCGTCGGGCCACCGAGGCCTCGGTGCTGGTGGTGGTCCCCTCTGGCCAGCATGGAGGCGGTGTGGTGCGCCTCGAAGTTCAGCATCTTGTCGTGGCCTCCGTGCGTCGTGGTGCCGTAATTGTGGAGACCCTGCTGGGTGTTGTGTATGGAGCCCAGGCCGTTACCCAGCACCGGCGAAAGGCTCTGACCCATCCCGGACATGTGGTCCTTGTGGTAGGGGCTGTAGAGGTTGTTCATGCCCGGCAGCCCCCGCTCGTCCCGCATCAGGGTGAAGCTCCCGCTCACGTTCCCGGAGAGccgctggtggtggtgatggtggtgatggtgaaaCTTGTCCGACACGGTGGAGATGGGGGGCAGCGGCTGCAGCGGCGTTAAAGTGGTGTAGGTGCCGCTCATCCCCATCCCGGGAGAGGACGTGTCGCAGGGCACGCTCATGGCGTGGTGCAGCGGCAGGGACAGCTCCGGACGGTACTCCCCGCTGCCGTCCAGTATCGTGGCCATGCCGGACACCATGGCCGAGCGGGATGACGCGGCGGCGGCGGCCAGGTCCTGGTGTATCCGCAGGGTGGCCGCCGCTGCCGCCGCCGCCCCGGGTCCTCCCGATGAGCTTCCGCGGCCGTGGTGCGGGCTGTGGCCGCTCATCAGCTCCGCATCAGGGACCACGGAGCCCACGGCCACCCCGCCATGCAGGCTGCCAATGCTGTCCATTGTCATGTCCGTGTTCATGGCATAAGCGTCCAGGTCCTTGGCCAGGCATCGATAGGCGTTAGTGTAGGCAGTCTTCATTCATCTGTCCTCTCAGTCCATCAGGTCGAGCGGAATTatgtctccttcttctcctcctttctcctgctgcttctcccCTGATGCGCCGGGATGGGTCAGTAGCCGTATTCCACCTTTTCCTTCACTTCCTCGGGTGTTTCCTCGTCCTCCTAAGGCCTCTCCAGCTCCgtgtctttgtgtattttccCCGGTAGGTGCACatagaaaaaaagtgtttttatctCGATCGTACGGGCCTGTGCGGTGGCTCCCCCATATCcagccctctcctcctcctgcgtTACTCTGCTCCTCAGACGGGAGCTGTCCACGGTCCCCTAGCCGACCGCTCAACCCAACCTGCtgcgggaggaggagggggagaagcGGGCTCGGTGGAGGGGCGTCACCCGGCCGACTGACGGTGCAGCGGACCAATGAGAGGGGTCTGTAGGGATATGGA contains these protein-coding regions:
- the onecut2 gene encoding one cut domain family member 2 isoform X3; protein product: MKTAYTNAYRCLAKDLDAYAMNTDMTMDSIGSLHGGVAVGSVVPDAELMSGHSPHHGRGSSSGGPGAAAAAAATLRIHQDLAAAAASSRSAMVSGMATILDGSGEYRPELSLPLHHAMSVPCDTSSPGMGMSGTYTTLTPLQPLPPISTVSDKFHHHHHHHHQRLSGNVSGSFTLMRDERGLPGMNNLYSPYHKDHMSGMGQSLSPVLGNGLGSIHNTQQGLHNYGTTTHGGHDKMLNFEAHHTASMLARGDHHQHRGLGGPTAGMMPHLNGMHHPGHPAVSSAGHHPHPHLQSPSHGPVLASTRERPPSSSGTQGVNSSGQLEEINTKEVAQRITAELKRYSIPQAIFAQRVLCRSQGTLSDLLRNPKPWSKLKSGRETFRRMWKWLQEPEFQRMSALRLAAAAGANNSGQRPDD
- the onecut2 gene encoding one cut domain family member 2 isoform X1; translated protein: MKTAYTNAYRCLAKDLDAYAMNTDMTMDSIGSLHGGVAVGSVVPDAELMSGHSPHHGRGSSSGGPGAAAAAAATLRIHQDLAAAAASSRSAMVSGMATILDGSGEYRPELSLPLHHAMSVPCDTSSPGMGMSGTYTTLTPLQPLPPISTVSDKFHHHHHHHHQRLSGNVSGSFTLMRDERGLPGMNNLYSPYHKDHMSGMGQSLSPVLGNGLGSIHNTQQGLHNYGTTTHGGHDKMLNFEAHHTASMLARGDHHQHRGLGGPTAGMMPHLNGMHHPGHPAVSSAGHHPHPHLQSPSHGPVLASTRERPPSSSGTQGVNSSGQLEEINTKEVAQRITAELKRYSIPQAIFAQRVLCRSQGTLSDLLRNPKPWSKLKSGRETFRRMWKWLQEPEFQRMSALRLAGGSTSSYSQLPELHDDQHKARQEMTACKRKEQDTAKDRNNTPKKSRLVFTDLQRRTLLAIFKENKRPSKEMQLTISQQLGLELTTVSNFFMNARRRSLDKWTDDGASPGAQSSASSTCTKA
- the onecut2 gene encoding one cut domain family member 2 isoform X2; amino-acid sequence: MKTAYTNAYRCLAKDLDAYAMNTDMTMDSIGSLHGGVAVGSVVPDAELMSGHSPHHGRGSSSGGPGAAAAAAATLRIHQDLAAAAASSRSAMVSGMATILDGSGEYRPELSLPLHHAMSVPCDTSSPGMGMSGTYTTLTPLQPLPPISTVSDKFHHHHHHHHQRLSGNVSGSFTLMRDERGLPGMNNLYSPYHKDHMSGMGQSLSPVLGNGLGSIHNTQQGLHNYGTTTHGGHDKMLNFEAHHTASMLARGDHHQHRGLGGPTAGMMPHLNGMHHPGHPAVSSAGHHPHPHLQSPSHGPVLASTRERPPSSSGTQGVNSSGQLEEINTKEVAQRITAELKRYSIPQAIFAQRVLCRSQGTLSDLLRNPKPWSKLKSGRETFRRMWKWLQEPEFQRMSALRLAACKRKEQDTAKDRNNTPKKSRLVFTDLQRRTLLAIFKENKRPSKEMQLTISQQLGLELTTVSNFFMNARRRSLDKWTDDGASPGAQSSASSTCTKA